In a genomic window of Diadema setosum chromosome 3, eeDiaSeto1, whole genome shotgun sequence:
- the LOC140246889 gene encoding toll-like receptor 7 — translation MHHKDSAPFVLFIVIHVLISLSRTKTVSAAEAYSPCSFNQAKRAVDCTELGLHSVPRNLPGNTEILDLSKNEITALFNTSFNVCKRLQILVIDSNNISFIDSGTFLSLPFLQSLDLSFNKYLPTLRGHMFASTNLTNIALNYSGLTYLTEDLFTAMTSPSTLSVFGNRLQNVNWTNCNDVVFLSVSLAFNIIKELSEESFVMTCNVGTLHLNNNLIGPVNPNTISSLIVRNLYMDSNQLTDKDLQHLMEGVRSSETITSLYIRDDGLSPLRRGQFDAFHGKQLRVLDLSANRIKHLIPGGFENLTDVTELRLNQNKLYMINPIHFSGMHHLRVLSLKHNDIFLMNFEGRVWNVHLTTLILRANTFPLIGAPELNGLNGLEVLDLSQNDFAESWSTIPPLTKGLNNLHNLILESNKIRRIPINFLSDTIQLRELSFAYNDLTFLHENLFLNVVNLTRLDLSSNRLVILQFTTFKPILQTLSVLGLRQNQWACNCSLQWLPKWIAKRSITLEDSGETQCSYEGSFKTAAGEPLIDFDPVKECGPQYVLYLSVAASLVCATLALILIYYNRWKIRYGLFLCKIHFIGYREIIPQQQREDYQYDMCVIIYDEDEEWANDVFRRGLEENLPEYGRVAIGDEALRLEMYYLDSVSRLVETSFKVIFLISADALKNHMFLLKFRLALDHVNEVQMEKIVLVFLEDIPDADMPFLIRLFLSDNRAYLIWPQDPEGQACFWDKLAKYMTVNRYCNPLVPP, via the coding sequence ATGCATCATAAGGACAGCGCTCCTTTCGTCCTGTTCATCGTAATACACGTCCTCATTTCCCTTTCTAGGACGAAGACTGTGTCCGCAGCGGAAGCATATTCGCCCTGTTCGTTCAACCAGGCCAAACGTGCCGTTGACTGCACCGAGCTGGGATTGCATTCAGTACCCAGGAATCTACCTGGTAACACTGAGATTCTCgatttgagtaaaaatgaaatcaCCGCCTTGTTCAATACGTCATTCAATGTGTGCAAACGCTTACAAATTCTGGTAATTGACTCtaacaatatttcattcataGATAGTGGCACGTTCTTGAGCTTGCCATTTCTACAGAGTTTGGATCTGTCATTCAACAAATATCTCCCAACACTCCGAGGCCACATGTTTGCCAGCACAAACCTAACGAATATTGCTTTAAATTACAGTGGCCTTACATATCTTACTGAAGATCTTTTCACAGCGATGACTTCACCCTCAACATTGAGTGTCTTTGGTAATCGTTTGCAGAATGTGAATTGGACGAACTGCAACGACGTGGTATTTCTCTCTGTGTCACTTGCGTTCAACATTATCAAGGAGCTTTCGGAAGAGTCTTTTGTGATGACCTGCAACGTGGGCACTCTCCATTTAAATAATAACTTGATAGGACCTGTTAACCCAAACACTATTTCATCCCTCATAGTCCGAAACCTTTATATGGACAGTAACCAGCTCACAGACAAAGATTTACAGCACCTCATGGAGGGTGTAAGGTCTTCGGAAACAATAACATCCCTGTACATTCGAGATGACGGCCTTTCTCCTTTACGCCGTGGACAATTCGATGCATTCCATGGGAAACAACTCCGTGTGCTAGATCTTTCCGCCAATAGAATTAAACATCTCATCCCAGGAGGATTCGAAAATTTGACAGACGTCACTGAACTGCGACTTAACCAAAACAAGCTGTATATGATTAATCCTATACATTTCTCGGGTATGCACCACCTGCGAGTTTTGTCTTTAAAACATAACGACATATTCTTAATGAATTTTGAGGGCCGTGTGTGGAATGTACATCTAACCACGCTTATCCTCAGAGCGAATACATTTCCGTTAATAGGGGCACCTGAATTAAACGGACTGAATGGGTTGGAGGTTTTAGATTTATCTCAAAACGATTTTGCAGAGTCATGGTCTACAATCCCTCCGCTAACTAAAGGGCTTAACAATCTACATAATCTCATTCTAGAAAGCAATAAGATACGTCGCATTCCCATAAATTTCCTAAGTGATACGATTCAACTTCGAGAGTTATCATTTGCTTACAATGATCTAACTTTCTTGCATGAGAATCTATTTCTAAATGTTGTGAACCTTACCCGATTAGATCTTTCATCCAATAGGCTGGTCATACTACAATTCACAACATTTAAGCCTATATTACAAACTCTCTCAGTACTTGGTTTGAGACAAAATCAGTGGGCTTGCAATTGTTCCCTTCAATGGTTACCCAAATGGATCGCTAAGAGGTCTATCACACTTGAAGACAGTGGCGAAACCCAGTGTTCATACGAAGGCTCATTCAAGACCGCTGCAGGAGAGCCTTTGATTGACTTTGATCCAGTTAAAGAGTGTGGTCCGCAGTATGTACTCTACCTCTCAGTGGCTGCCAGTCTTGTATGTGCTACACTTGCTCTGATCCTTATCTACTACAATCGCTGGAAAATCAGGTACGGGCTCTTTCTTTGCAAAATCCACTTCATTGGTTACAGGGAAATCATCCCCCAACAGCAACGGGAAGATTATCAGTATGACATGTGCGTTATTATCTACGATGAGGACGAAGAGTGGGCGAATGACGTCTTTCGACGTGGTCTAGAAGAGAATCTGCCTGAATATGGCCGAGTTGCCATTGGAGACGAGGCCCTAAGACTTGAGATGTACTACTTGGATTCAGTCAGTCGTCTGGTGGAAACGAGTTTCAAGGTGATCTTTCTCATCAGCGCAGATGCTCTAAAGAACCACATGTTCCTTCTCAAATTCCGACTCGCCCTGGATCACGTTAACGAGGTGCAGATGGAAAAGATCGTGCTTGTGTTTCTGGAAGACATCCCGGACGCCGACATGCCATTTCTCATCCGTCTATTCCTCAGTGATAACCGCGCTTACCTTATTTGGCCACAAGACCCTGAAGGACAGGCCTGCTTCTGGGACAAGCTGGCGAAGTACATGACAGTAAACAGATATTGTAACCCACTTGTTCCCCCATAG